One genomic segment of Paenibacillus xylanexedens includes these proteins:
- a CDS encoding PAS domain-containing sensor histidine kinase — protein MDRIKARQMLDWVVLKLRIPWIGTSILIILGSLSTIFPFTLFYGVQFMIGSAAVLVALRLHGAIYGFVTLIVIHLLNTVFVGFQPHNLSIMLAHFMELIWMLVWQSRWKNGSLIKADAVFWVVMLFPVIYVGHFMLGMNIDDVKYEYMYIAVIGMVNALLAGIVVDFWITTGEHKSKRTGTIPLTRIAFKYVVAFVVFVSLVLLSADSRRQLGQMNDAILRDMKYAATAVVQDLDEEYVTSENMDQNMARYHHLLGVNVILLNRNDTVVASGLNTLQEGDYLDMDRFRLLKSRDNLFLLSSANIHYSDVLNHWKQASFIYEAAMTRLTPYRVFIVTDSSKYYPRIESIYLTTLQSLFAIIVASMIVAAPLSSKVVSPLLRLTRMTGSLPRLLFRNGKLEWPTSHVTEVQILIGNLRKMSDVLLEQFEQIRHDKLTLEDRVIERTKELKNSEEVKRAIIESSIDAIISVDSNGLIVEFNPEAERMFGLRREEVILHKEAPSLFQGASCKEIKNLLERFEYVEGKRYTIVEEISGIRRDGSVFPIEYKIVEIQLGKNETLYNLFIKDITERTRAEEDRVRHALALEKLNSELFNEKIAIQEQRDISEQFIESVREGLVMSDRSGTITIVNRRIEEMFGLGDFMGRSIEDLAQAIDTMVLTDNFNLMEQTRAFLNGETAFIETEFIFNNVDKSVFSLYMKQMDVPGKNHGFLLVFRDRTGEERLDRMKNELISVVSHELRTPVATIMGYVELMMMYDLPAAQQREFMQTISSEGKRLSSLLDDVLDIQRLDNEGMTYHMTYVPLVELVEGVAEQWNMKSAQRIYVHTFNGDFFAYADQNRMVQVLHNLVGNAVKYSPGADRIDVTLWEEEEWLCLDVRDYGIGIAEQEKDMLFNKFYRVDNSDHRQIGGTGIGLYISRKIVEDHKGTLTFISAPGKGSTFKVRLPKQDVLV, from the coding sequence ATGGATCGTATAAAGGCAAGACAAATGCTGGATTGGGTTGTGTTGAAGCTGAGAATACCCTGGATTGGGACCAGCATTCTGATCATTCTGGGCTCATTAAGCACTATTTTCCCGTTTACTTTATTCTATGGTGTACAGTTTATGATTGGTAGCGCGGCAGTACTCGTTGCTCTACGTTTGCATGGGGCCATCTATGGATTTGTCACCCTCATAGTCATCCATCTGCTGAATACCGTCTTTGTTGGCTTCCAGCCGCACAATTTATCTATAATGCTTGCTCATTTCATGGAATTAATCTGGATGCTCGTTTGGCAGAGCCGTTGGAAGAATGGCAGCTTAATCAAGGCTGATGCTGTCTTTTGGGTAGTGATGTTATTTCCTGTTATCTATGTCGGGCATTTTATGTTGGGTATGAATATAGACGATGTGAAGTATGAGTATATGTATATTGCTGTGATTGGTATGGTGAATGCGCTGCTTGCGGGAATTGTAGTTGATTTCTGGATTACCACGGGAGAACACAAATCAAAGCGGACGGGAACCATTCCACTAACAAGAATTGCGTTTAAATACGTAGTTGCCTTTGTGGTATTTGTTTCTCTCGTACTGTTATCTGCAGATAGCCGCAGACAATTGGGTCAAATGAATGATGCCATATTACGTGATATGAAATATGCAGCGACTGCGGTTGTTCAGGATCTTGATGAAGAGTATGTTACCTCCGAGAATATGGATCAGAATATGGCGCGTTATCATCATCTATTGGGTGTGAATGTGATTCTGCTGAATCGCAATGATACAGTCGTCGCTTCTGGTTTGAATACACTACAGGAGGGCGATTACCTGGACATGGACAGATTCCGTCTTCTGAAATCAAGGGATAACCTCTTTCTGTTAAGTTCCGCAAATATCCATTACAGCGATGTATTGAATCATTGGAAACAAGCCTCTTTTATCTATGAAGCAGCAATGACAAGGTTAACACCTTATCGGGTATTCATTGTGACTGACTCGTCCAAGTATTACCCCCGAATCGAATCGATTTATCTGACCACGCTGCAATCCCTGTTCGCCATCATCGTGGCTTCCATGATTGTAGCGGCTCCTCTCAGCAGTAAGGTTGTTAGCCCGCTGTTAAGACTGACCAGGATGACAGGCTCTCTGCCGAGACTGCTGTTTCGAAATGGGAAGCTGGAATGGCCAACCAGCCATGTAACCGAAGTACAGATCCTGATTGGTAATTTGCGCAAAATGTCCGATGTGCTACTGGAACAATTCGAACAGATTCGTCACGACAAGTTAACGCTGGAGGACAGGGTTATTGAGCGTACCAAGGAACTCAAGAATAGTGAAGAGGTCAAACGTGCCATTATTGAATCCTCTATTGATGCGATTATCTCTGTGGACTCCAATGGGCTGATCGTTGAGTTTAATCCGGAGGCTGAAAGAATGTTTGGATTGCGTCGGGAAGAAGTGATCCTGCACAAGGAAGCGCCGTCTCTTTTTCAAGGGGCCAGCTGCAAGGAAATCAAGAATTTGCTGGAGCGATTTGAATATGTGGAAGGTAAAAGATACACCATCGTTGAAGAAATTTCAGGTATCCGACGGGATGGTTCCGTATTTCCGATTGAGTACAAGATTGTTGAGATCCAGTTGGGCAAAAATGAGACATTATATAACCTGTTTATTAAGGATATTACGGAGCGGACCAGAGCAGAAGAAGACCGTGTACGTCATGCCCTTGCGCTGGAGAAGCTGAACTCGGAGTTGTTCAATGAGAAGATTGCCATCCAGGAACAGCGAGATATCAGTGAGCAATTTATTGAATCCGTACGAGAAGGGCTCGTGATGTCTGATCGATCAGGGACCATAACCATCGTCAACCGAAGGATAGAAGAGATGTTTGGTTTGGGTGATTTTATGGGCAGATCCATTGAGGATTTGGCGCAGGCGATTGATACGATGGTATTAACGGACAACTTCAATCTGATGGAACAGACGAGAGCATTCCTGAATGGAGAAACGGCTTTTATTGAGACCGAATTTATATTCAATAATGTGGATAAAAGTGTATTTTCCTTGTACATGAAGCAGATGGATGTCCCGGGTAAAAACCATGGGTTTCTGCTGGTGTTCCGTGACCGGACAGGAGAAGAACGGCTGGATCGGATGAAAAATGAGCTGATCAGTGTGGTATCTCATGAGCTTCGAACGCCTGTAGCCACCATAATGGGGTATGTGGAACTCATGATGATGTATGACCTTCCGGCAGCTCAACAGCGGGAATTCATGCAGACCATCTCTTCGGAGGGCAAGCGGCTGAGCAGTTTGCTCGATGATGTACTCGATATTCAGCGCCTCGACAACGAAGGTATGACTTACCACATGACGTATGTACCGCTGGTGGAGTTGGTAGAAGGGGTTGCCGAACAGTGGAATATGAAGTCTGCCCAACGTATCTACGTGCATACGTTTAATGGAGACTTTTTTGCTTATGCTGACCAGAACAGGATGGTTCAGGTTCTGCATAATCTGGTGGGCAATGCAGTCAAGTATTCGCCGGGAGCCGATCGTATCGATGTTACGTTATGGGAAGAAGAGGAATGGTTATGTCTTGATGTGCGTGACTACGGAATAGGTATTGCGGAGCAAGAGAAGGACATGCTGTTCAACAAATTCTATCGGGTCGATAATTCGGATCACCGGCAGATTGGTGGAACAGGAATCGGGTTGTACATTTCCCGTAAAATTGTAGAGGATCACAAGGGTACGTTGACCTTTATATCTGCACCGGGCAAAGGAAGTACGTTCAAGGTTCGACTGCCCAAGCAGGACGTATTGGTGTAG
- a CDS encoding response regulator transcription factor has protein sequence MTIKVLLIEDEKNLADMIAFFLEEEGYITERVHHAREALQLFPQFQPDIVVTDLMLPEMDGNDLVEAFRQHSTVPILMISASTMLNDRLRALHNGADDFLCKPFSLKELDARIKALLRRSIISYQDKPVKEDKQAEVTGHVNVNEYRRTLFVDGVEIEVTHIEFEIMKELYRNPGKVFTRNELMDRIKGSERAYLDRTIDVHISSLRKKIEPDPKNPRYIKTVWGTGYKYVI, from the coding sequence ATGACTATCAAAGTACTTCTTATAGAAGATGAGAAAAATCTGGCCGACATGATTGCTTTCTTTCTTGAGGAGGAAGGATACATCACTGAACGGGTTCATCATGCCCGCGAGGCACTTCAACTGTTTCCACAATTCCAGCCGGATATTGTTGTAACGGATCTCATGCTTCCTGAAATGGATGGAAATGATCTCGTAGAAGCCTTTCGCCAGCACTCCACTGTGCCCATTCTGATGATCTCGGCAAGCACCATGCTGAATGATCGACTTCGCGCATTGCATAATGGTGCGGATGACTTCCTGTGCAAACCATTTAGCTTGAAAGAGTTGGATGCCCGGATTAAAGCACTGCTACGAAGATCAATCATTTCCTATCAGGATAAACCGGTAAAAGAAGACAAGCAGGCAGAGGTTACTGGACATGTGAATGTGAATGAATACAGGAGAACTCTGTTTGTGGATGGCGTTGAAATCGAGGTCACTCATATTGAGTTTGAGATTATGAAGGAATTGTACCGAAATCCGGGCAAAGTGTTCACCCGCAATGAACTGATGGATCGGATCAAAGGCTCCGAACGCGCCTATCTGGATCGTACCATTGATGTTCATATTTCAAGTCTGCGTAAAAAAATTGAGCCTGACCCCAAGAACCCACGTTATATTAAGACGGTTTGGGGAACAGGCTATAAATATGTGATCTAA
- a CDS encoding virulence factor, with amino-acid sequence MNIVSIEPTPSPNTMMLHLDERLEDGIRKTYTLDNERSAPAFIRQMLHIPGVKSVFHTTDFVALDRKGNADWSVILGEVQNRLGQQGIDLDWIESEDGSGEHFGEAQVFVQFFRGVPMQIRVKAGVKEERISLSDRFVKAVTEVASATMIKERKLSDYGVRYGELPDIAREVEQELEAAYPPERLDQVIKQAIEHGTNSEEFVERRRELDGAELEEALRSEDWNVRYAAFDGMEPTAERLPLVAHALHDNKMQIRRLAVVYLGDIRTPEAMELLYEALQDNSPAVRRTAGDTLSDIGDPAATPAMTATLSDKSKLVRWRAARFLYEVGTEEAEQALRVAADDPEFEVSLQAKMALERIESGEQAAGTVWQQMAGRNKKEE; translated from the coding sequence ATGAATATTGTTTCCATTGAACCAACACCAAGTCCAAATACGATGATGCTACATCTCGATGAACGTCTGGAGGACGGAATTCGCAAAACATATACACTGGACAACGAACGATCTGCTCCGGCGTTCATTCGCCAGATGCTTCATATTCCCGGTGTAAAGAGTGTGTTCCACACGACAGACTTTGTGGCACTTGATCGTAAAGGGAATGCCGACTGGTCCGTTATCTTGGGTGAAGTCCAAAATCGCCTTGGACAGCAAGGCATTGATCTGGACTGGATTGAATCCGAAGATGGTTCAGGCGAGCACTTCGGAGAAGCACAGGTATTTGTACAATTCTTCCGAGGTGTACCGATGCAAATTAGGGTCAAGGCCGGGGTCAAGGAAGAACGAATCTCGTTGTCAGACCGCTTTGTCAAAGCCGTAACAGAAGTCGCCAGTGCAACGATGATCAAAGAACGTAAACTGAGTGATTACGGTGTTCGATATGGTGAATTGCCTGATATCGCACGTGAAGTCGAGCAGGAATTGGAAGCGGCTTATCCCCCAGAACGACTCGATCAGGTTATCAAACAGGCCATTGAACATGGTACCAATTCCGAAGAGTTCGTCGAGCGCCGTCGTGAATTGGATGGGGCTGAACTTGAAGAGGCTTTGCGGAGCGAGGACTGGAATGTTCGCTATGCGGCATTTGACGGTATGGAGCCTACGGCAGAAAGACTGCCTCTCGTAGCTCATGCCCTGCATGACAACAAAATGCAGATTCGCCGCTTGGCTGTCGTATACCTGGGTGACATTCGTACACCGGAAGCGATGGAATTGTTGTATGAAGCGCTTCAGGACAATTCTCCTGCGGTACGCCGTACTGCCGGGGATACCTTGTCGGATATCGGTGACCCTGCTGCAACCCCAGCTATGACAGCAACATTATCCGATAAAAGTAAACTTGTACGCTGGCGTGCAGCACGTTTTCTCTATGAGGTGGGAACTGAAGAAGCAGAGCAAGCCTTGCGAGTTGCAGCCGATGATCCTGAATTTGAAGTCAGCCTGCAGGCCAAGATGGCTCTGGAGCGGATCGAATCGGGCGAACAGGCAGCTGGAACGGTATGGCAGCAGATGGCTGGCCGTAACAAAAAAGAGGAATAG